Proteins encoded in a region of the Flavobacterium sp. MDT1-60 genome:
- a CDS encoding chloramphenicol acetyltransferase, which translates to MKTLLDLENWNRKEHFAHFSQMEEPFFGATVEIDCTKAYQTAKSFNTSFFIYYLHKTLVAVNTIENFRYRISEGKIYSNDRIDASATIGREDGTFGFSLIEYNADFRNFEETALAEIERIQNTTGIFTRSFDDDNVIHFSAIPWLNFTSLSHARSYTFPDSCPKISFGKMMTSESGKRTIAMSVHVHHGLMDGLHVGQFVDTFQDLMNS; encoded by the coding sequence ATGAAAACACTATTAGACTTAGAAAACTGGAATAGAAAAGAACATTTTGCACATTTTAGCCAAATGGAAGAACCTTTTTTTGGCGCAACTGTCGAGATTGATTGTACCAAAGCGTATCAAACAGCCAAAAGTTTTAATACTTCTTTTTTCATCTATTATTTACATAAAACCTTAGTTGCAGTAAATACAATTGAGAATTTTAGATACCGTATTTCAGAAGGCAAAATCTACAGTAACGATCGTATCGATGCGTCGGCAACGATTGGTCGTGAAGATGGTACTTTTGGGTTTTCATTAATTGAATACAACGCTGATTTTAGAAATTTTGAAGAGACCGCTTTGGCAGAAATCGAAAGAATTCAAAATACGACTGGGATTTTTACAAGATCTTTTGATGATGACAATGTGATTCACTTTTCTGCTATTCCATGGCTGAATTTTACATCGCTTTCTCATGCGAGAAGCTACACTTTCCCGGACAGCTGCCCAAAGATTTCATTTGGAAAAATGATGACTTCTGAATCTGGAAAAAGAACCATTGCAATGTCTGTTCATGTACATCATGGTTTGATGGATGGTTTGCATGTAGGTCAGTTCGTTGACACTTTTCAGGACCTAATGAACTCTTAA
- a CDS encoding ferritin: protein MLKKNIESALNKQIRIEAESSQTYLSMACWAEVHGLEGIAQFMYTQSDEERAHMLKLVKYVNERGGHAQVTDLKAPKTSYSTFKEMFEALYSHEIFVSESINELVHITFEEKDYATHNFLQWYVSEQIEEEATAKSILDKINLIGDDKGGLYLFDRDIQQLTVTSSIAINPK, encoded by the coding sequence ATGCTAAAGAAAAATATTGAATCAGCTTTAAACAAGCAAATACGCATAGAGGCAGAATCTTCGCAAACCTACCTTTCCATGGCTTGTTGGGCTGAAGTACACGGATTAGAGGGAATCGCTCAATTTATGTACACACAATCAGACGAAGAGCGCGCGCACATGCTTAAATTAGTGAAGTATGTGAACGAACGCGGAGGTCACGCTCAGGTTACAGATCTAAAAGCACCAAAAACATCTTATTCTACATTCAAGGAAATGTTTGAAGCGCTTTATAGCCATGAAATTTTTGTTTCAGAATCTATTAACGAATTGGTTCACATCACTTTTGAAGAAAAAGATTATGCAACACATAATTTCTTACAATGGTATGTGTCAGAACAAATCGAAGAAGAAGCTACAGCTAAATCAATCTTAGACAAAATCAACTTAATTGGTGACGATAAAGGCGGACTTTACTTATTTGATCGTGATATTCAGCAGTTAACTGTTACAAGCTCAATCGCTATCAATCCAAAATAA
- a CDS encoding PhzF family phenazine biosynthesis protein — translation MENRTTLQYYVLDVFSNKSYKGNPLSVVFTNGDLELETYQNISKEFGYSETSFIYYSTKKKALKVRSFTPTGIEIDGAGHNLLGAVCGALLKRMPIFEEQNESERFVIMKDSAIPLTVSFDPATQYPVVQMHQKSAVIKQEIPTYRIAVALGLKIEDLDVNAFVPTIVKTEVAHTMVPIKNSQLLNSIVPDNQLLIEISKEYHFEGFYCFTPADENHEHIVETRFFNPIIGIYEDPATGTAAGPLIGFLTQKKFTKSEKEYKILQGVKLKQASMIEVMNREEDILVGGSSIITMRGELYL, via the coding sequence ATGGAAAACAGAACCACTTTACAATACTATGTTTTAGATGTATTCTCAAATAAAAGTTATAAAGGAAACCCATTGTCGGTTGTTTTTACAAATGGTGATTTAGAATTAGAAACCTACCAAAATATCTCCAAAGAATTTGGTTATTCTGAAACATCATTTATTTATTATTCAACAAAGAAAAAAGCGCTAAAGGTTCGTTCATTTACCCCAACTGGAATCGAGATTGATGGTGCAGGACACAATTTATTGGGTGCAGTTTGTGGTGCCTTACTAAAAAGAATGCCCATTTTTGAGGAACAAAATGAAAGCGAGCGTTTTGTGATCATGAAAGATTCAGCCATTCCTTTAACGGTAAGCTTTGATCCAGCTACACAATATCCAGTGGTGCAAATGCATCAAAAATCAGCTGTCATCAAACAAGAAATCCCAACCTACAGAATTGCGGTGGCATTGGGTTTAAAAATCGAAGATTTAGATGTAAATGCTTTTGTTCCAACAATTGTAAAAACAGAAGTTGCCCACACCATGGTTCCCATAAAAAACAGTCAATTGCTCAATAGTATTGTTCCTGACAATCAACTGTTAATCGAAATATCAAAAGAATATCATTTTGAAGGATTTTATTGTTTCACTCCTGCCGATGAAAATCACGAACATATAGTCGAAACTAGATTTTTCAACCCCATAATTGGAATATATGAAGATCCGGCTACCGGAACGGCTGCAGGTCCTTTAATTGGCTTTTTAACGCAAAAGAAATTTACTAAATCAGAGAAAGAATATAAAATTCTGCAAGGTGTAAAGTTAAAACAGGCTTCAATGATTGAAGTTATGAATCGTGAAGAAGATATTTTGGTTGGCGGTTCTTCGATTATTACAATGCGTGGGGAATTATATCTATAA
- a CDS encoding DMT family transporter, translating to MKLTKPRLALICGILCISIFPILVKLKLAPGLISAFYRMFFAVLLLLPYVIITKSFKLPKTKFLLLAMLCGILFSSDVAVWNIAIQDSSATQASLLTNLSPLWVGIGSFLFLKSKPATNFWIGTVVSLFGMVTLVGFSFFMELNFDQAFLFAVLSGILYSIYLLVSKNVLSEVDVLSFMTISLLASSVYLGILCYSLDQPFTGFSNTGWFVLVLQAVICQLCAWLSISYATQHMRATRVSLSLLSQAVITSILAWLFLEEQITLQMVFGGIILLFGIRITFFDKTISLKRMFNKD from the coding sequence ATGAAACTCACCAAACCAAGATTGGCTTTAATCTGCGGGATACTTTGTATTTCCATCTTCCCGATATTGGTTAAATTAAAACTGGCACCTGGATTAATCTCGGCTTTTTACCGTATGTTTTTTGCGGTCCTTTTGCTGTTGCCTTATGTAATTATAACGAAAAGCTTCAAACTTCCGAAGACAAAATTCTTGCTTTTGGCCATGCTTTGTGGTATTTTATTTTCATCTGATGTTGCGGTTTGGAATATCGCCATTCAGGATTCGAGTGCGACTCAGGCTTCACTTTTAACGAATTTATCTCCGCTTTGGGTCGGAATCGGTTCGTTTTTATTTTTGAAATCAAAACCTGCAACCAATTTCTGGATTGGAACAGTGGTTTCTTTATTCGGAATGGTGACTTTGGTTGGTTTCAGTTTTTTTATGGAATTGAATTTTGATCAGGCTTTCTTGTTTGCGGTTTTATCAGGGATTTTATATTCAATTTATCTGTTGGTCAGCAAAAATGTACTTTCAGAAGTTGATGTTTTGTCGTTTATGACGATCAGTTTATTGGCTTCGAGTGTTTATCTAGGAATTCTTTGCTATTCGTTAGATCAGCCTTTTACCGGATTCTCAAATACCGGTTGGTTTGTATTGGTTTTACAAGCCGTAATTTGTCAATTGTGTGCCTGGTTGTCGATTAGTTATGCAACACAACACATGCGCGCGACCAGAGTTTCGTTGAGTTTATTGAGTCAGGCTGTAATAACTTCGATATTAGCTTGGTTGTTTTTAGAAGAACAAATAACTTTACAGATGGTTTTCGGCGGCATCATTTTACTTTTCGGAATCAGAATTACATTTTTCGATAAAACTATTTCGTTAAAAAGAATGTTTAATAAGGATTGA
- a CDS encoding single-stranded DNA-binding protein, protein MNAMKNRVQLIGNVGNDPEIKTLENGKKLAQLTIATHDYYKNDKGEKIEQTDWHRVTAWGKVAEIIEKFVVKGKEVAIEGKLTHRSYDDKNGEKKYITEVVVNEILLLSK, encoded by the coding sequence ATGAATGCAATGAAAAACAGAGTGCAATTAATTGGGAACGTAGGAAACGACCCGGAAATCAAAACCTTAGAAAATGGAAAAAAATTAGCGCAACTAACGATCGCAACACACGATTATTATAAAAATGACAAAGGTGAAAAAATAGAACAAACGGATTGGCATCGTGTTACAGCCTGGGGCAAAGTCGCTGAAATTATTGAAAAATTTGTCGTAAAAGGAAAGGAAGTTGCTATTGAAGGAAAACTAACCCACAGAAGTTATGACGACAAAAACGGGGAGAAGAAGTATATAACCGAAGTCGTTGTAAATGAAATATTGTTGCTAAGTAAATAA
- a CDS encoding CDGSH iron-sulfur domain-containing protein: MSKTKLIINKNGSIKIEGDFEIMDSEGTVYGLQGRSALGLCRCGLSANKPFCDGGHRNNFEHDSVAFDLPPMKTN, encoded by the coding sequence ATGAGCAAGACAAAACTTATCATCAATAAAAACGGATCTATAAAAATCGAAGGTGATTTTGAAATCATGGATTCTGAAGGAACAGTTTACGGACTTCAGGGAAGATCTGCATTAGGACTTTGCCGTTGCGGATTATCGGCAAACAAACCTTTTTGCGATGGTGGACATCGTAATAATTTCGAACACGATTCTGTTGCGTTTGATTTACCGCCTATGAAAACGAACTAA
- a CDS encoding YdeI family protein, translating to MNPTFFATQEKFREWLEKHHQTETELLVGFYKVNSKKPSMSWSESVDQALCFGWIDGVRKSIDEESYTIRFTPRKKTSIWSAINIKKVEELTKAGLMKPEGQKAFDLRSEERSRIYSHEKEPAVLNPDFEKQFKANKTAWEYFNQQAPSYKKVMIHWIMSAKQEKTRISRLEKTVNISAEKKRML from the coding sequence ATGAACCCAACCTTCTTCGCAACGCAAGAAAAATTCAGAGAATGGTTAGAAAAGCATCACCAAACAGAAACCGAATTATTAGTTGGTTTCTATAAAGTGAATAGCAAAAAACCTTCTATGTCATGGTCAGAATCTGTAGATCAGGCACTTTGTTTTGGCTGGATCGACGGCGTTCGAAAATCTATTGATGAAGAAAGCTATACCATTCGGTTTACGCCGAGAAAAAAAACCAGTATTTGGAGTGCCATCAACATCAAAAAAGTTGAAGAACTTACCAAAGCCGGACTCATGAAACCCGAAGGTCAAAAAGCTTTCGACTTAAGATCTGAAGAACGCTCCCGAATTTATTCGCACGAAAAAGAACCAGCTGTTCTCAATCCTGATTTTGAAAAACAATTCAAAGCCAATAAAACTGCCTGGGAATACTTTAACCAACAAGCACCATCCTACAAAAAAGTCATGATTCACTGGATCATGAGCGCCAAACAAGAAAAAACCCGAATTTCGAGATTGGAAAAAACGGTAAATATAAGTGCCGAGAAGAAGAGAATGTTGTAA
- the metG gene encoding methionine--tRNA ligase codes for MIQNPKRYTITAALPYTNGPIHIGHLAGVYVPADIYSRYLRLQGKDVAFICGSDEHGVAISMKAKKEGITPQEVIDKYDGIIRKSFADFGISFDNYSRTSAKIHHDTAQEFFRTLYDNGDFIEEVTEQLYDAKADQFLADRFVVGTCPKCDNPEAYGDQCEKCGSTLNATDLINPKSTITGETPILKETKHWFLPLDRYTDFLTEWILVGHKNDWKPNVYGQVKSWVDGGLEPRAVTRDLDWGIDVPVEGAEGKKLYVWFDAPIGYISSTKEWAAREGKDWEPYWKDEETKLVHFIGKDNIVFHCIIFPAMLKAEGSYILPDNVPANEFLNLEGNKLSTSKNWAVWLHEYLEEFPEKQDVLRYALTSNAPETKDNDFTWKDFQARNNNELVAIFGNFINRVVVLTNKYYEGVIPTPNEFSEVDEQTLAELKAYPAVISSSVERYRFREALGELMNVARLGNKYLADEEPWKVMKDNPERVKTQMYVALQIAAALSVLAEPFLPFTSKKLSKILNLSDLKEHFEGFSKFLKEKNRDAKDIIIDKVLGWNDIAENSDLIPAGHKIGEAELLFAKIEDEEIQKQIDKLEATKTANLAESKQPEPQKELIQFEDFAKMDIRVGTILEAEKMPKANKLLVLKVDTGIDVRTIVSGIAESFSPEEIIGKRVSVLANLAPRALRGVESQGMILMTTNAEGKLVFINPDADAPNGETVN; via the coding sequence ATGATACAGAATCCAAAGAGATATACTATTACGGCGGCTTTGCCTTACACCAACGGACCTATTCATATTGGGCATTTGGCTGGGGTTTACGTGCCTGCAGATATATATTCGAGATACTTGCGTTTGCAAGGAAAAGACGTTGCGTTTATTTGCGGAAGCGATGAACATGGTGTTGCAATTTCGATGAAAGCCAAAAAAGAAGGAATTACACCACAAGAAGTTATTGATAAATATGACGGAATTATTAGAAAATCATTCGCTGATTTCGGAATTTCGTTTGATAATTATTCTCGTACTTCGGCTAAAATTCATCATGATACGGCTCAGGAATTCTTCAGGACTTTGTATGATAATGGTGATTTTATTGAAGAAGTAACCGAGCAATTGTACGATGCAAAAGCAGATCAGTTTTTAGCGGACCGTTTTGTAGTTGGAACCTGCCCGAAATGTGATAATCCGGAAGCTTACGGTGATCAATGCGAAAAATGCGGATCGACTTTGAATGCTACCGATTTGATTAATCCAAAATCGACGATTACCGGAGAAACTCCCATTTTAAAAGAAACAAAACACTGGTTTTTACCTTTGGACAGGTACACTGATTTCCTGACAGAATGGATTTTAGTCGGACATAAAAACGACTGGAAACCGAATGTTTACGGACAAGTAAAATCATGGGTTGATGGCGGATTAGAACCTCGTGCGGTGACACGTGACCTTGATTGGGGAATTGATGTGCCGGTTGAAGGCGCCGAAGGAAAAAAATTATACGTTTGGTTTGATGCGCCTATCGGATATATTTCATCTACGAAAGAATGGGCAGCGCGCGAAGGAAAAGACTGGGAACCATACTGGAAAGATGAAGAAACGAAACTGGTTCACTTTATTGGGAAAGACAATATCGTTTTTCACTGTATCATTTTCCCGGCAATGCTTAAAGCCGAAGGAAGCTATATTTTACCGGATAACGTTCCTGCAAATGAGTTTTTGAATTTGGAAGGAAATAAACTTTCGACTTCTAAAAACTGGGCCGTTTGGTTACATGAATATTTAGAAGAATTTCCGGAGAAACAAGACGTTTTGCGTTATGCCTTAACTTCAAACGCTCCAGAAACTAAGGATAATGATTTTACCTGGAAAGATTTCCAGGCGAGAAACAACAACGAATTGGTTGCAATTTTTGGAAATTTCATTAATCGTGTTGTGGTTTTAACCAACAAATATTACGAAGGAGTTATTCCGACGCCAAATGAATTTTCAGAAGTTGACGAGCAAACTTTGGCAGAATTAAAAGCGTATCCGGCTGTGATTTCAAGTTCAGTGGAGCGTTACAGATTCCGTGAAGCTCTTGGGGAATTGATGAATGTTGCCCGTTTAGGAAATAAATATCTTGCCGACGAAGAGCCTTGGAAAGTAATGAAAGACAATCCGGAGCGTGTAAAAACGCAAATGTATGTGGCATTGCAAATTGCTGCTGCTTTAAGCGTTTTGGCTGAACCGTTTTTACCTTTTACATCAAAAAAACTTTCAAAAATCCTGAATTTAAGTGATCTTAAAGAGCATTTTGAAGGATTTAGTAAGTTTCTTAAAGAGAAAAATCGTGATGCAAAAGACATCATTATTGATAAAGTACTAGGTTGGAATGATATTGCTGAAAATTCAGATTTAATTCCGGCGGGACATAAAATTGGCGAAGCAGAATTGCTTTTCGCAAAAATAGAAGACGAAGAAATACAAAAACAAATAGATAAATTGGAAGCTACAAAAACAGCCAATCTTGCAGAAAGCAAACAGCCGGAACCACAAAAAGAGTTGATTCAGTTTGAGGATTTCGCTAAAATGGATATTCGTGTTGGAACTATTCTGGAAGCAGAAAAAATGCCAAAAGCCAATAAACTTTTAGTTCTTAAAGTAGATACCGGAATTGACGTTCGTACAATAGTTTCCGGAATTGCTGAAAGCTTTTCGCCAGAAGAAATTATCGGAAAACGTGTTTCTGTCTTAGCCAATTTGGCTCCAAGAGCTCTACGTGGCGTTGAAAGTCAGGGTATGATTTTGATGACAACAAATGCTGAAGGAAAATTGGTTTTTATCAACCCGGATGCTGATGCTCCTAATGGTGAAACGGTAAACTAA
- a CDS encoding DUF4375 domain-containing protein yields the protein MEEFGRIIVSETAMNSENLHDVIHSNISVINLMREEGVDDEFIHPDALMSYYLDYYWSQYAEGNFAQFVYKSGWNKELNELIEEGLALIGAEKHLELFQQQSKKVKLMSSVKLNKFVSGKFEGVNPVRDSLNNDTFYELEENLVTLNANFLKNHPDFEVLSVDDMFATLEEYVGHEIKRA from the coding sequence ATGGAGGAATTCGGTAGAATAATAGTTTCTGAAACAGCAATGAATAGTGAAAATCTTCACGATGTGATTCATTCTAATATTTCGGTTATCAATTTAATGCGTGAGGAAGGTGTTGATGACGAATTTATTCATCCTGATGCTTTGATGAGTTATTACCTTGATTATTACTGGTCGCAATATGCAGAGGGAAATTTTGCGCAGTTTGTTTATAAATCGGGTTGGAATAAAGAACTAAACGAATTGATTGAAGAAGGTCTGGCTTTAATAGGTGCCGAAAAGCATTTGGAATTGTTTCAACAGCAAAGCAAGAAAGTTAAATTGATGAGCAGTGTTAAGCTGAATAAATTTGTAAGCGGAAAATTTGAAGGCGTGAATCCGGTTCGTGATTCTTTGAATAATGATACTTTTTATGAACTCGAAGAAAATCTGGTTACGCTGAATGCTAATTTCCTGAAAAATCACCCTGATTTCGAAGTGCTTTCGGTAGACGATATGTTTGCGACTTTGGAGGAATATGTGGGGCATGAGATTAAACGAGCCTAG
- a CDS encoding HAD family hydrolase, with translation MLDKNKIPNLKVIAFDADDTLFVNEPYFQETEHKFCALMEDYLSHQGISQELFKIEIANLPLYGYGIKGYILSMIEAAMNISNNTIPIEVIEKIIQYGKELLEKPIELLDGIEETLQALHGKYKLVVATKGDLKDQHSKLHRSGLGHYFHHIEVMSDKQETDYEKLLGRLDIQAHEFLMIGNSLKSDVLPVLGIGGYAVHIPFHTTWEHEKINHKVEHKHFSSFEKISEVLPNLL, from the coding sequence ATGTTAGATAAAAACAAAATACCCAATTTAAAAGTAATTGCATTTGATGCTGATGATACTTTATTTGTAAACGAACCTTATTTTCAGGAAACAGAACACAAATTCTGTGCTTTGATGGAAGATTATCTTTCCCATCAGGGTATTTCACAGGAATTATTCAAAATTGAAATTGCAAATTTGCCTTTGTACGGTTACGGAATCAAAGGATATATTCTTTCGATGATTGAAGCAGCGATGAATATTTCGAACAATACAATTCCAATAGAAGTTATTGAAAAAATCATTCAATACGGAAAAGAATTGCTCGAAAAGCCAATCGAATTGCTAGACGGAATCGAAGAAACTTTGCAGGCCTTACACGGAAAATACAAATTGGTTGTTGCGACAAAAGGCGATCTGAAAGATCAGCACAGCAAATTACATCGTTCAGGTTTGGGGCATTATTTTCACCATATAGAAGTAATGTCAGACAAGCAGGAAACTGATTATGAAAAATTACTGGGTCGTTTAGACATTCAGGCACATGAATTTTTGATGATCGGAAACTCGCTAAAATCTGACGTATTGCCTGTTTTAGGGATTGGTGGTTATGCTGTACATATTCCGTTTCATACTACCTGGGAACATGAAAAAATTAATCATAAAGTTGAGCATAAACATTTTAGTTCTTTCGAAAAAATTTCTGAAGTGCTCCCTAATTTATTATAA
- a CDS encoding OmpA family protein produces the protein MKKIVITLAFALSLMHAKAQTENNTTTSYNKWSVELDGGFNKPQRPFTSGNYYTSRINPYTVDLGVRYMLNNKFGLKANVGYNSFTGQNDSSIDFDSKYYRIDLQGVANLGRIMNFETWTNTFGLLGHAGFGVGRLENKDLHVKDNVGNFIAGLTGQIRLSDRFALTGDISTIVNAYQDHTFDGGAPTNSRGFSGLLFTGTAGLNIYLGKNTKHADWTVISENADVAALESKLANLEAQVNKIPEKQVIIEKPVTNTVVNDKDVVKEMINDKYYSVYFDFNKSTPIENSTAAIDVVLTYLRKNPSASLDILGYADQVGSSEYNDKLSNARANNVKTIFEKAGIASSRLNVIPQGADTSIQKDSEEARRLARRVTFKVK, from the coding sequence ATGAAAAAAATTGTAATTACTCTGGCGTTTGCATTAAGTTTAATGCATGCAAAAGCACAAACAGAAAACAATACTACAACCAGTTATAACAAGTGGTCTGTAGAATTAGATGGTGGTTTTAACAAACCTCAGCGTCCATTTACCTCAGGGAATTATTACACTTCAAGAATCAATCCTTATACTGTCGATTTAGGTGTAAGATACATGTTGAACAACAAATTCGGTTTAAAAGCTAATGTGGGATATAATAGTTTCACTGGTCAAAATGATAGTTCAATTGATTTTGACTCTAAATACTACAGAATCGACCTGCAAGGTGTCGCCAACTTAGGAAGAATTATGAATTTTGAAACCTGGACAAATACATTTGGTTTACTTGGACACGCTGGTTTTGGAGTAGGACGTTTAGAGAATAAAGATTTACATGTAAAAGACAATGTAGGCAATTTTATTGCTGGTCTAACGGGACAAATCAGATTATCAGATCGTTTTGCTTTAACAGGAGATATTTCAACTATTGTAAATGCCTACCAGGATCATACTTTTGATGGTGGTGCTCCTACAAACTCGAGAGGATTCAGTGGGTTATTATTTACTGGAACTGCAGGTTTAAACATTTATTTGGGTAAAAACACCAAACACGCAGACTGGACCGTAATCTCTGAAAATGCTGATGTTGCTGCTTTAGAGAGCAAACTTGCCAATCTTGAAGCGCAGGTAAATAAAATACCAGAAAAGCAAGTAATTATTGAAAAACCGGTTACTAATACAGTAGTAAATGATAAAGATGTTGTTAAAGAAATGATCAACGACAAATACTACAGTGTTTATTTTGATTTCAACAAATCAACTCCAATCGAAAATTCAACTGCTGCTATCGATGTTGTTTTAACATATTTAAGAAAAAACCCTTCGGCCTCTCTTGATATTCTTGGTTATGCTGATCAGGTTGGTAGTTCGGAATATAATGACAAATTATCAAATGCAAGGGCTAACAATGTGAAAACCATTTTTGAAAAAGCCGGAATTGCATCTTCAAGATTAAATGTCATTCCTCAGGGAGCGGACACTTCTATCCAAAAAGATTCAGAAGAAGCAAGAAGATTAGCAAGAAGAGTTACTTTTAAAGTAAAATAA
- a CDS encoding protease complex subunit PrcB family protein yields MKQIIFIFSILFALTSCESDDSQTKEVTFSTILQNDSFYGNYDNPKANLVIRNQEDWTALISKMNPYSDTNYYVPDATIDFTKYQVIAVFDEVRNYGGYSIDITKITQTNNRIFVKIEQLKTGGLNAVITQPCHIVKIAKINKEVVFQ; encoded by the coding sequence ATGAAACAGATTATTTTTATTTTCAGCATTTTATTTGCTTTAACAAGCTGCGAAAGTGATGATTCACAAACGAAAGAGGTAACATTTTCTACAATTCTCCAAAATGATTCTTTTTATGGAAATTATGATAATCCAAAAGCAAATCTGGTTATAAGAAATCAGGAAGACTGGACCGCCTTAATCTCAAAAATGAATCCATATAGCGATACCAATTATTATGTTCCAGATGCCACAATTGATTTTACCAAATATCAGGTCATTGCCGTTTTTGATGAAGTACGAAACTATGGTGGCTATTCTATTGACATTACCAAAATTACGCAAACCAATAATCGTATTTTCGTTAAGATTGAACAATTAAAAACCGGAGGCCTAAATGCTGTAATAACCCAGCCTTGTCATATTGTTAAAATAGCTAAAATCAACAAAGAGGTTGTTTTTCAATAA
- a CDS encoding lysozyme inhibitor LprI family protein, with translation MNKIYLIFFLSLISFCSYSQESKEIQKLEIELQKCLDDTQNNMLNCTIEYYNKIDKQLNITYNKIRPTLSKSEQEQLKSKQLAWLKKRDQYFKKVEVETAKELDGENSSQDYRMICSHENALFVRDRIIELEKIYSKN, from the coding sequence ATGAACAAAATATACTTAATTTTTTTTCTATCCCTAATCAGTTTCTGTTCTTATTCCCAAGAAAGCAAAGAGATACAAAAACTAGAAATAGAACTTCAAAAATGCTTAGATGATACACAGAACAATATGTTGAACTGTACAATTGAATATTATAATAAAATAGACAAACAGCTTAATATAACATACAACAAAATCAGACCGACATTAAGCAAATCAGAACAGGAACAATTAAAAAGCAAACAATTGGCATGGCTTAAAAAAAGAGATCAATATTTCAAAAAAGTCGAAGTCGAAACTGCAAAAGAACTTGATGGAGAAAACTCATCACAAGATTACAGAATGATTTGTTCTCATGAAAATGCTCTATTTGTGAGAGATAGAATTATTGAATTAGAAAAAATATATTCAAAAAACTAA
- a CDS encoding DUF2461 domain-containing protein, with translation MENQITIPKSSLDFLLQLKSNNNKPWFEENKPTYLNELNHIENFAGALLQELSKTDVLETASGKKSVYRIYRDIRFSKDKTPFKTFWGGSYTRATAARRGGYYFHLEQGNSFLAGGFWGPNAADLKRVRSEFAHDPQAMKKILNSKSFINTFGILQGEQLKTAPKGFDVNHEAIDLLRYKQFLVMKRFTDDEVLSPHFLEQALETFKNMRPFFDYMSEILTTDINGASVL, from the coding sequence ATGGAAAACCAGATTACGATACCTAAATCCAGTCTTGATTTTTTGCTTCAACTTAAAAGCAACAATAACAAACCCTGGTTTGAGGAAAATAAGCCCACTTACTTAAACGAATTAAATCATATTGAAAATTTTGCAGGTGCTTTGCTTCAGGAACTTTCTAAAACCGATGTTCTTGAAACTGCTTCCGGAAAGAAAAGCGTTTACCGAATTTATCGTGATATTCGATTCTCTAAAGATAAAACTCCTTTTAAAACTTTTTGGGGAGGAAGTTACACCAGAGCAACAGCAGCACGACGCGGCGGTTATTATTTTCATCTGGAACAAGGAAACAGCTTTCTTGCCGGTGGATTTTGGGGACCAAATGCTGCAGATTTAAAACGCGTAAGAAGTGAATTTGCTCATGATCCTCAAGCCATGAAAAAAATATTGAATTCAAAATCCTTTATTAACACTTTCGGAATTTTGCAAGGTGAACAACTTAAAACAGCACCAAAAGGTTTTGATGTAAACCATGAAGCCATTGATTTACTTCGTTACAAACAGTTTTTGGTCATGAAACGTTTTACTGATGATGAAGTTCTAAGTCCGCATTTTTTAGAACAAGCCTTAGAGACATTCAAAAATATGCGTCCTTTTTTTGACTATATGAGCGAAATACTAACAACGGATATAAATGGTGCTTCTGTTTTATAA